TCGTAATTGTTTACTGCCAATTCAGAAACGGTATCGGCCTCAAAAATTCACATCAGTCGCGCCATGTAGTCAAGAAATACATTTCTTTCgtggagttttttttgttgttgtttgtgcctGTGTGCCTCAAAGTTTTGTGTAGGAAATAGACAACCTCTGAAATTAGCGCTCTGGGAGACTTGTTCCCTTTTCAGCCTCCAAGCTTTGTTTATCTATTCGGTGAAAGTATGCTCATGGGAGCCAAGCTACATCTAATGGGTGTACGATCAATTCGGGAAAGAATATTCCCAGTGCTGCAAGTTGCTGGAAATAATGTTGCTTTCTTGAAAATCCCAGAAAGCtgtaatgttttgttttctttctttcttgcaaCAGTGCTGTGGCTTTTCTTAGTtgtatagtatttatttattcattgattctttcattcatccatccatccattatctgtaccgcttgttcccacgggggtcacgagcgtgctggagcctatcccagcagtcatcgagcactaggcaggggacaccctgaaccggttggcaGCCaaccgcagggcacacagagacaaataaCCAGTCGCACTTACACTCGCACCTACGACCGATTTGGAATgcccaatcggcctaccatgcatgcctGGGGGATATGGGAGGAAACCGAAGTACCGGGAGAAAACTCACTCAGgcgcggggagaacatgcaaactccacacagggatgtggaatcgaacctgcaacctccgaactgtgagacagacgtgctaaccagtgcgcccctCTTTCATTCATCTtcagaatgtttttttaaagagcGACATAATAGCCCAACAAAATAATAGTCTCTATTTGAATTGACTCAGACTTTTTACAATTTTGCCTTTGCaggtgttttattgtttggtCCTCCAGGCTGTGGGAAAACCATGATTGCTAAGGCAACAGCCAAAGCGTCTGGCTGCAAATTCATCAACCTGCAGGCGTCGACACTGACCGATATGTGGTATGGCGAATCACAAAAGCTGACAGCTGCTGTCTTTTCATTGGCGGTCAAACTACAACCATGTATCATTTTTATTGATGAAATTGGTGAGTGGATCAAACAGGACGGCTTGCAGCACATATTCATTTGAGAAATGTTTCCCTTTTTTATAAATACTGTACATATAGTGAAAGACGTTGTCACTCGTCGTGTGCCGGATCTGATGAGGCCCCTAATATCGACTTTGGTCATTCTTACTATGAACTTGAACACATGGGAATAGATAGCAAGATGTTGCATTTCTAGTCACCCTTCTTTCCCCAAGGACCTCATTACAGTCCCtaaacaagaaagaaagaaagaaagaaagaaagaaagaaagaaagaaagaaagaaagaaagaaagaaagaaagaaagaaagaaagaaagaaagaaagaaagaaagaaagaaagaaaggtttAATCTTCTAAACTGCTGTTTTGAGTCACCACCCACACAAAGCATACTCCAGAATCCAAAAATAGGTCTGTCTGATGCTACCATTATTTTATTAAACCCAGTTTCATCTTCAGGTGAATGAGTGCTCGATTTTATGTTTGCCAGACTCATTTCTCAGGAACCGCTCCAGCCTTGATCACGAGGCCACTGCCATGATGAAGGCCCAGTTCATGAGTCTGTGGGATGGCCTGGAGACTTCCTCAGCCACTCAAGTAAAGTCACCAGCACTTACTCGCACTGTAATGTGGATGAAGCTGCTTGGGTCTGTTTGGAGTTGCAATAGCATCAGATCTTTGTTGTTGTCAATCAACTATGTAGCTGTTATCTTGCATGCTATATTAGCATGGGCTCACACTATCATTGTTTCAATTACAGGTGATGGTCATGGGGGCGACAAACCGACCACAAGATGTAGATCCTGCTATCCTACGCAGAATGCCCACCACATTTCATGTTGGCTTTCCTGTATGAACTTCCTTGCAAAAGCATGTTCAATATGAGCAATATTGTATATTCTGAGGAATGTTGTACTGCATAGTtgatgtaaaatatatttttaaaacaccAGTCATTATTTAATGATGAAATGGTGTCTACAGAAATAACTGTTATCAGTTGCTGCCCTGCTTGAAAAAGCTAATCACATAatcatcccccccaccccctacacacacacacacacaaaccttgTGCTTCATTTTAATTTTAACAAAATTGTCTCTTTATTTGTGCAGGACACAAGACAGAGACATGACATCCTGCGGTTGATATTAGCAGAAGAAAATGTAAGATGATCCGTGCATGCAAAAATCATAGTGGACCTCGAAAGACTGCCTTACGATTCTGTCATGTTACCATTTTGCTTTCTGTTGGGCAGCTGAGCAACACTATTAATCTGAAGGAGATAGCCGAGAAGACAGAAGGCTACTCGGGCAGCGATCTGAGGGAACTGTGCCGCGATGCCGCCATGTACAGAGTTCGAGACTACGTACGCAAGGAACAGATGAGGCAGATCGCTCAGCAGTTAGGAGAGATCGAGGAAGAGGAAATGTATGAGCCACACCATCATTTCAGCTGAGGAAAATTTGCCATAACAGTCGCAGTCCCAAATTCAAGCTTGACTTTAAATGAAATCATGAATCGAGAATTATTACGTAATAAGGTTTATTATTGTAATTCAATGCTCACACCTTGAAAAGAAAGTCAACTCTTCGCAGCAGGGAGACGTACAAATCAGGAAACAGGCCCCGTGATTGAAGACCCCTGGCTTATGCATGGTGATGTCGTTTTCAGTCGACGGCAAGTGGCAAATTGGCAACGACCTGAGGTGGATTatgctgcttaattcatataACAGGAAtgtaatattaatcagaatactaTGTTTGGACTAGTGGAGGCGCATAGAACAAACTATCCTAAGGACATTTTTTTACTTACGTTTTTATTTCAGCAGTGGATATTtttgcacacaaatacacattttTTTATCCTCTGTGTAAGATTATTGCCATATTTTTCAACCCTTAATTCACCTAAAATCCTTTAATTTcctcaaaaaaaatccacagttCGCCTTGTAATCCGTCGCATGTTAAGTGTGGATGGATGTTGGCGTTTCAgtttgttcgtttacattccttcccATTCAATCTCATTCGTTCTCATTCTCATCCAGATCAATTGCGAACAGGCGTGCAATTTTTTTGTCAAGGTAACGCCGCTCAAAGCAACCCCCATGTAGTTGCACGGTGAACAAAAGCAAGAGAGAAATGTGGCGCTACCTGATATTTCATGTCCTGTCTGAACCTTGAATTTACTTAATCTATTTAAGTATGTTATTACAGTATAATTTTATAAAGTACAACACTGTAGGgtgttatttttctgttttaaaaaaataataattattggtgtttccatgcatttcaaTGGGCAAAGAAGATTTGAGTATTTTGAGTGCCTCTTTGAGTTGAACTACggaaattattaaattaattaaatacatCTTTCTACaccatgtaaaaataaataaaattctaaAAATCAATACAATTCTACAAgcacaaatacattttaatgcCTTTCTGTCTTTCTTAATGCCTTATTTTCTTTGTAAAGGCAAAATACAGTATTTATTATTAGTCTTGTTTTGAGCAATGTTAGATTGTACATGGTGTAATCTTAAGACTGTGAGAAAGTGTATTGTTCATATCTCTGACTGCGTGTTGTTAGTAACACTTCATGTTGTGTGCTGCAGACCCATGAATGAGGATAAATTGCGTCCAATCACCCAGCTCGACCTACTATTTG
This portion of the Syngnathus scovelli strain Florida chromosome 3, RoL_Ssco_1.2, whole genome shotgun sequence genome encodes:
- the atad1a gene encoding outer mitochondrial transmembrane helix translocase, with the translated sequence MLKDLPREALFRPLTRNEVVGMLLRLTIFGAATYYSIKWVVDAMDPTAKQKSQAKKRAEQLMKTIGVEGVKLTEYEMNIASQLVDPQTMKVSWRDIAGLDEIINELQDTVILPFQKRHLLAGSRLFQPPKGVLLFGPPGCGKTMIAKATAKASGCKFINLQASTLTDMWYGESQKLTAAVFSLAVKLQPCIIFIDEIDSFLRNRSSLDHEATAMMKAQFMSLWDGLETSSATQVMVMGATNRPQDVDPAILRRMPTTFHVGFPDTRQRHDILRLILAEENLSNTINLKEIAEKTEGYSGSDLRELCRDAAMYRVRDYVRKEQMRQIAQQLGEIEEEEIPMNEDKLRPITQLDLLFGLDKMRESKRGTATMLPTVPEVPLD